A DNA window from Paenibacillus sp. HWE-109 contains the following coding sequences:
- a CDS encoding carbohydrate ABC transporter permease — MSRKIKGLGIEVIAILLTIVIFWIPFYFVIVNALKDKKESSLLNLAWPSTIHLWDNLKEVITARDYMLLRAFYNSTLLTVISITVLILVCAMAGFVMQRRNDRATPWLNFLVLSGLIIPPAIVPTIWVLNGIGLFKTLPGLVLVEVALGFPFGVLLYKGFMAGIPREVDEAAVVDGSSGLGLFYRIILPLLQPVTATIIVTSSVGIFNDFTNPLYFFPGAKNATVQLTLYNFQSQFVTQWNLLFMNILLITLPPLVLFIVFNKKIVAGMTAGSVKG, encoded by the coding sequence ATGAGCAGAAAAATAAAAGGCTTAGGCATTGAAGTCATTGCCATTCTTCTGACCATTGTTATCTTCTGGATTCCATTCTACTTTGTTATTGTCAATGCACTCAAGGACAAGAAAGAATCTTCCTTGTTGAACTTAGCTTGGCCTTCAACGATTCATCTTTGGGACAATCTGAAGGAAGTAATCACAGCCCGGGATTACATGTTATTGCGGGCATTCTACAACAGTACTTTGCTGACGGTCATATCAATTACTGTGTTGATTCTTGTTTGTGCGATGGCAGGCTTTGTGATGCAGCGCAGAAATGATCGTGCGACGCCATGGCTAAACTTCCTTGTCCTGTCTGGATTAATTATACCGCCAGCTATCGTACCGACGATCTGGGTCTTAAATGGTATTGGTTTGTTCAAAACACTGCCAGGTCTCGTTCTCGTAGAGGTGGCACTCGGATTTCCTTTCGGGGTCTTGCTGTATAAAGGGTTTATGGCAGGCATTCCGCGTGAAGTAGATGAAGCTGCTGTGGTGGATGGTTCCAGCGGATTGGGATTGTTCTATAGAATCATTCTGCCACTACTACAACCTGTAACAGCAACCATTATTGTCACATCGTCCGTAGGGATCTTTAACGACTTTACTAACCCCTTGTATTTCTTCCCTGGAGCAAAGAATGCGACAGTGCAATTAACGCTTTATAATTTCCAAAGCCAGTTCGTGACGCAATGGAATTTGCTATTTATGAACATTTTATTGATCACCTTACCGCCTCTTGTATTATTCATTGTTTTTAACAAAAAAATTGTAGCAGGGATGACAGCGGGTTCGGTGAAAGGCTAA
- a CDS encoding response regulator — translation MQMLKAAVFDDEYIVLQGLREMIDWSSFGIELVGTADNGLSALDLFRAHRPKLIFTDIRMPGMDGLQLIEEIMREAPETLCIVFSGFNEFEYVKRAINLGVADYLEKPITIPTIEQAIRKVLGKINQEQEVLELKTKVKSSQGDLLVKATYDLLFLGEEAEEKWREIYGSGAEAIIGVTVLATESDQLQMHEQTDFTAIPLRHGQERLFVCMHAKQLTPEFWEQLQLDTEQAEISVGSGRTYTELKDAAHSYKEALRALRSAHFLGEKGIVRFEDLGDLITRPEGLSEREEGIILSLRSGNKAGMLEQIDRYIAWIQMEKLDSEVAEHEMLKLLYLALEEAKRSSGDKASRIAETYRPHVELREMTARGKVTEWFRSQLDILIDTTMDAREHARHASVTRARNYMELNYTRDVTLQEVAEHVGMNPTYFSVLFKEEVGESYIKYVTRIRMELAKTLLSRGLKVNDVSEKVGYHTYRHFSEVFKKYTGFTPGQYKDQLANPAGI, via the coding sequence ATGCAGATGCTTAAGGCCGCGGTTTTCGACGATGAATATATTGTGCTTCAGGGCCTTCGTGAAATGATAGACTGGTCAAGCTTTGGCATCGAGCTTGTTGGCACAGCTGACAATGGTCTGTCAGCACTAGACCTATTTCGGGCACATCGGCCCAAACTTATTTTCACTGATATTCGAATGCCTGGCATGGACGGACTTCAGCTGATTGAAGAAATTATGAGGGAAGCACCAGAGACATTATGTATCGTGTTTAGCGGGTTTAATGAGTTTGAATATGTGAAAAGAGCGATTAATCTCGGGGTTGCTGATTATTTAGAGAAGCCTATTACAATTCCAACGATCGAGCAAGCGATTCGCAAGGTGTTGGGCAAAATCAACCAGGAGCAAGAAGTGCTGGAGCTTAAGACAAAAGTAAAGAGTAGTCAAGGCGATCTTTTAGTGAAGGCAACATACGATTTGCTATTTCTTGGAGAGGAAGCGGAAGAGAAGTGGCGAGAAATCTATGGGTCAGGTGCCGAAGCCATCATTGGCGTGACCGTTCTGGCGACGGAATCAGATCAGTTGCAAATGCATGAGCAGACGGACTTTACAGCGATTCCGCTACGTCATGGCCAAGAGAGATTATTTGTATGTATGCATGCGAAGCAGCTAACCCCCGAGTTCTGGGAGCAGCTGCAATTGGACACCGAGCAAGCTGAGATCTCCGTTGGGAGCGGTCGGACTTATACGGAGCTGAAGGATGCCGCACACAGCTATAAAGAAGCGCTTCGCGCGTTACGGTCCGCACATTTTTTGGGGGAGAAAGGAATCGTGCGGTTTGAGGATTTAGGTGATTTGATTACCCGGCCAGAAGGTTTAAGCGAACGTGAGGAAGGCATTATTCTGAGTTTGCGTTCCGGCAATAAAGCCGGCATGCTCGAGCAGATTGATCGCTATATTGCGTGGATCCAAATGGAAAAGCTTGATAGCGAAGTTGCTGAACATGAAATGCTTAAGCTGCTTTATTTGGCGCTCGAAGAAGCGAAAAGATCATCTGGGGACAAAGCCAGCCGCATCGCTGAAACGTACCGACCGCATGTAGAGTTACGGGAGATGACAGCAAGAGGGAAAGTGACGGAATGGTTTCGGAGTCAACTTGACATACTCATAGACACTACGATGGATGCTCGTGAGCACGCAAGGCATGCTTCCGTCACACGAGCGCGCAATTATATGGAGCTTAACTATACACGTGATGTCACACTGCAAGAGGTAGCAGAGCATGTTGGCATGAATCCCACGTATTTCAGTGTGTTATTTAAGGAGGAAGTGGGCGAATCGTATATTAAATATGTGACTCGTATTCGCATGGAGCTTGCCAAGACACTGCTTAGCCGCGGTTTGAAAGTAAATGATGTGAGTGAGAAAGTTGGATACCATACCTATAGGCACTTCTCTGAAGTATTTAAAAAATACACAGGCTTCACGCCTGGGCAATATAAAGATCAGTTAGCGAACCCTGCGGGAATCTAA
- a CDS encoding glycoside hydrolase family 3 protein, whose translation MKEDQLRQKPFDLSESDVSWVKETRDGLSLEEKVGQLFVVVQKPFSPEPEDLLSIKPGGIHLFAFSPDATKVNQQAKIVEMQSCSKLPLLVSGDLESGGFGGAIDGTNLGMNMQVAAAGRPELALAFGKGIEAEGAAIGFNWVFGPVLDINYNYQNPIVNTRAFGDTPEIVESYAIPVMEGVQNGRRMAACVKHWPGDGMDDRDQHKVLTVNSMPMQQWRETYGRVYRSAFDAGVKSVMSAHIALPAYYKELGIDDIRKQHTPGSLSYELNVKLLREELGFNGLIISDASAMVGMTSWGPRNEIVPGCIASGVDMFLFTEDLKYDYEAMLQGVKAGIITEERLNDAVTRVLALKASLGLHLERPALQDLASVGSIEHVTLAQELARNSVTLVKDTQNLLPISPEKHKRVLLIAIGSEGSLFTENGAGGSGFEKMLVEEGFEVVRNYHLKQDENDIDLVIYLTQRSPGFMQNSLRLSPEEAGGIFTWYPTYVPTMLISLGNPYTLYEMPTMPTMINGYNASAIVQREILNCLLGNQPFLGTSPVDAFCGSAWAQL comes from the coding sequence ATGAAAGAGGATCAACTTAGACAAAAACCATTTGATTTATCAGAGTCTGATGTCTCTTGGGTGAAGGAAACGCGAGATGGACTCAGCTTGGAAGAAAAAGTCGGACAGTTGTTCGTTGTGGTTCAAAAACCATTCTCACCGGAGCCGGAGGATTTATTGAGCATTAAGCCAGGAGGGATACATCTCTTTGCTTTTAGTCCTGATGCCACGAAGGTAAATCAACAGGCGAAAATTGTGGAAATGCAAAGTTGCAGCAAGCTGCCCTTATTGGTGAGTGGAGATTTAGAATCTGGCGGATTTGGCGGGGCCATTGACGGCACGAATCTCGGCATGAATATGCAAGTTGCAGCTGCAGGCAGGCCAGAGCTAGCGCTAGCATTCGGTAAAGGCATTGAAGCTGAGGGCGCTGCAATTGGATTTAACTGGGTATTCGGCCCAGTGCTGGATATTAACTATAATTATCAAAATCCGATTGTAAATACACGTGCATTTGGAGATACACCTGAGATCGTGGAATCGTATGCGATTCCCGTAATGGAGGGAGTACAGAACGGCAGGCGAATGGCAGCGTGCGTTAAGCATTGGCCAGGTGACGGGATGGATGACCGTGATCAGCATAAAGTGCTGACAGTGAATTCCATGCCGATGCAGCAATGGCGCGAAACCTACGGCCGCGTTTATCGTTCAGCTTTCGATGCCGGCGTGAAAAGTGTAATGAGCGCGCATATCGCGCTTCCTGCTTACTATAAAGAGCTTGGGATTGACGATATTAGAAAGCAGCATACGCCAGGATCGCTTTCCTATGAGCTGAATGTGAAGCTTCTAAGAGAAGAACTGGGCTTCAATGGGTTAATCATTTCCGATGCGTCAGCCATGGTAGGCATGACCAGTTGGGGGCCGCGCAACGAAATCGTTCCTGGGTGTATCGCGTCCGGTGTAGATATGTTTCTTTTTACTGAAGATCTCAAATACGACTATGAAGCGATGCTTCAAGGTGTTAAGGCAGGCATTATTACAGAGGAGCGATTGAATGATGCTGTTACGAGAGTGCTTGCTCTAAAAGCTTCTTTGGGGCTGCATTTGGAAAGACCAGCTCTGCAAGATTTAGCTAGTGTTGGATCAATTGAGCATGTGACATTAGCCCAAGAATTAGCTAGAAATTCTGTGACGTTAGTGAAGGACACGCAAAACTTGTTGCCTATTTCACCTGAAAAGCATAAAAGGGTTCTTCTCATTGCCATAGGAAGTGAAGGCTCTTTATTCACTGAGAACGGTGCAGGAGGCAGCGGATTTGAGAAAATGCTGGTGGAGGAAGGGTTTGAAGTGGTTAGAAATTACCATCTCAAACAGGATGAGAATGACATTGATCTGGTTATTTATTTGACGCAGCGATCGCCGGGCTTTATGCAAAATTCCCTTCGTTTGTCTCCAGAAGAAGCAGGCGGGATCTTCACTTGGTATCCTACTTACGTGCCAACGATGCTCATTTCGTTAGGTAACCCTTATACCTTATATGAAATGCCAACCATGCCAACCATGATTAATGGCTATAATGCCTCGGCTATTGTTCAAAGGGAGATTCTAAACTGTTTGCTAGGTAATCAGCCCTTCTTAGGCACCTCGCCTGTGGATGCGTTTTGCGGCTCGGCTTGGGCTCAGCTTTAA
- a CDS encoding alpha-L-rhamnosidase-related protein — translation MGIHQYFVELAEKLTPDLYESIVLPRSVIEVVADEEAFQGWRTRETGSIAALQTQSFGKDDSFILDFGDHQVGYIALSIKSVGSPQDAPLGLKLIFGEMPCEVAEPFDNYEGWLSKSWLQEETIFVDVLPAVIQLPRRYCFRYLKVVIIDTSRKYTVSFTDIHCTAVTSADVRDLTPLPANVQEDLQVMDAISIKTLQDCMQTVFEDGPKRDRRLWIGDLRLQALANYQTFHHYDLVKRCLYLFGGMTLADGAVGACVFEKPNPVVDDTRLYDYSLFFVATLFDYYEASEDREALVDLWPIALEQIHIGLARLDEYGVVRDDETWWCFTDWHPELNKQASAHAILLYCLKRGLGLAEVLERKQEATFISEQIDRVTRAALHHLWDDELSFFVSGANKQVSWASQVWMALAGVLNEEQNGQLMDRLFDSAPDIGMTTPYMYHHLIEALFESGRPEKALEQMRAYWGEMVKDGADCFWEIYNPNDKKLSPYGSNLINSYCHAWSCTPTYFIRKYLL, via the coding sequence ATGGGAATTCATCAATACTTCGTGGAATTGGCGGAGAAATTGACACCTGATTTGTATGAGTCTATTGTTCTGCCTAGATCCGTCATTGAGGTCGTAGCGGATGAAGAAGCTTTCCAGGGGTGGAGAACGCGAGAAACAGGTAGTATTGCAGCGTTGCAAACGCAATCCTTCGGCAAGGATGACAGCTTTATTCTGGATTTTGGCGATCATCAGGTTGGTTATATCGCCCTTTCGATCAAGTCTGTGGGTAGTCCTCAAGATGCCCCGCTGGGGCTGAAGCTGATCTTTGGGGAGATGCCTTGTGAAGTGGCTGAACCTTTCGACAATTATGAGGGCTGGTTGAGCAAATCCTGGCTGCAGGAAGAAACGATCTTCGTAGATGTGCTTCCTGCGGTTATACAGCTGCCCCGACGATATTGCTTCCGCTATTTGAAGGTAGTAATTATCGATACATCCCGTAAGTATACAGTCTCGTTCACCGATATTCATTGCACGGCAGTTACCTCCGCTGATGTGAGGGATCTAACACCGCTTCCTGCTAATGTTCAGGAAGATTTACAAGTGATGGATGCCATTAGCATCAAGACGCTTCAGGACTGCATGCAAACGGTGTTTGAAGACGGACCGAAGCGGGATCGTAGGCTGTGGATCGGGGATTTAAGGCTCCAAGCGCTGGCGAACTATCAGACCTTTCATCATTATGATTTGGTGAAGCGGTGCTTATATTTGTTTGGCGGCATGACACTAGCTGATGGTGCGGTTGGAGCCTGTGTTTTTGAAAAACCCAATCCGGTCGTGGATGATACGAGGCTTTATGATTATTCACTCTTCTTCGTTGCGACGTTATTCGATTATTATGAGGCTTCCGAGGATCGCGAAGCACTGGTAGACCTCTGGCCTATTGCCCTTGAACAAATCCACATCGGCTTAGCGCGGTTGGATGAATACGGTGTAGTTCGTGACGACGAAACCTGGTGGTGCTTCACGGATTGGCATCCGGAGCTGAATAAACAAGCATCTGCGCATGCGATACTGTTGTATTGTCTCAAAAGGGGTCTTGGACTGGCTGAAGTGCTAGAGAGAAAACAAGAGGCAACTTTCATTTCTGAACAAATTGATCGTGTGACGAGAGCGGCACTCCACCATTTATGGGATGATGAGCTAAGCTTCTTCGTGAGTGGCGCGAATAAGCAGGTTTCATGGGCGTCTCAGGTGTGGATGGCTCTGGCAGGTGTGTTGAACGAAGAGCAAAATGGTCAATTGATGGATCGGCTATTCGACTCCGCGCCAGACATCGGGATGACAACGCCGTACATGTACCATCATTTAATTGAAGCTTTATTCGAAAGCGGCAGACCCGAGAAAGCCTTGGAGCAAATGAGAGCGTACTGGGGAGAAATGGTCAAAGACGGAGCGGATTGTTTCTGGGAAATCTACAATCCCAACGATAAGAAGCTGTCTCCATATGGCAGTAATTTAATTAATAGTTATTGTCATGCATGGAGCTGCACGCCTACGTACTTTATTCGTAAGTATTTGCTGTAA
- a CDS encoding alpha-L-rhamnosidase → MGNLQVTTLKCEYRTNPLGIGARNPQLSWQIESDRRGTLQRGYQIIVANEVGDFTNPVWDTGYMESDQSIQLVYGGPELLSRARYHYKVKVWDNLGRESAWSEVAWWEMGLMDQGEWQAEWITPHESEMDPQSEPAFLLRKQFEVGGDVLSARIYATAAGVYELYVNGTRVSDELLAPGWTSYPTRLQVQTYDVTDMLQRDGNGIGILLGDGWYRSGMGFEHKNFKYGERRAALAQLHIQYKDGTEEVVATDTTWKASTGAIQYSTIYHGETYDARLEHSGWSSANFRDDKWCATQVCTDVSFDVLVPQENASTRVTEIIRPIAYFVTPAGDHVLDMGQNMVGRMRFTVSAPAGTRIELKHAEVLDKDGNIYFGNLRPAKQVVTYIVKGSGPETYAPYFSFIGFRYVRVEGFPGQENGLPLDAFLGEVMHTDMEPTGEFECSDTRVNQLQSNIRWGQRGNFLDVPTDCPQRDERLGWTGDAQVFISTALFNYQGGPFFTKWLHDMKAEQRPNGGIPFVVPDVVGGENSAAWGDAAVICPWTVYQYYGDKRLLAEQYESMKGWVSYIRSQGDQEFLWNTGFHFGDWLALDAKENSYIGATPVALIATAYYAYSTRIVRDAARVLGHEEEALAFDELYQGVIQAFRDEFMTKNGRVAAPTQTAHILALVFDLVDDEVRARVAKDLNELILDNDYHLSTGFVGTPYLCFALSNNGYHETAVKLLLQESYPGWLYSVSKGATTIWEHWDSIKSDGSFWSDDMNSFNHYAYGAIGDWMYRKIAGLDMDVTVPAFKRIHIEPMFGLNRLSYAKAAHTSLYGRIESGWQVDQGQIQMTVRIPANTTADVILAGAAAGSVKEGGISLDTSIPGIQTISEVAQGVRVLLGSGDYTFTYGNSDLFRVKFNEHSRIDDVLDHEAAMEIFKKHMSALFEGPFLNFVRKSTIKQLGENTMTGVTKQQIEGLLEELILI, encoded by the coding sequence ATGGGGAATTTACAGGTTACAACATTGAAATGTGAATATAGAACGAATCCGCTTGGTATCGGAGCTCGGAATCCGCAGTTAAGCTGGCAAATTGAGTCAGATCGCCGCGGCACGCTGCAGCGAGGGTATCAGATCATTGTAGCTAACGAAGTGGGTGATTTTACAAACCCAGTGTGGGATACAGGCTATATGGAATCCGATCAGTCTATTCAACTTGTTTATGGGGGACCTGAGCTGCTATCGAGAGCTCGTTACCACTATAAAGTGAAAGTCTGGGATAACCTTGGCCGTGAATCCGCATGGAGTGAAGTCGCTTGGTGGGAGATGGGCTTGATGGATCAAGGGGAATGGCAAGCCGAGTGGATCACACCTCATGAAAGTGAAATGGATCCGCAGTCCGAGCCTGCATTTCTGCTTCGCAAGCAGTTTGAGGTTGGAGGGGATGTCCTGTCTGCACGTATATATGCGACGGCTGCAGGCGTCTATGAGCTGTATGTAAATGGAACTCGTGTTTCCGATGAGCTGCTGGCGCCAGGCTGGACGAGTTATCCAACTCGGTTGCAGGTTCAAACCTATGATGTAACGGATATGCTTCAACGTGATGGTAATGGGATAGGGATTCTGCTCGGGGATGGTTGGTACAGGAGCGGGATGGGATTTGAACATAAAAACTTTAAATACGGTGAACGCCGGGCGGCCCTCGCACAGCTGCATATTCAATATAAAGATGGCACAGAAGAAGTTGTGGCCACAGATACTACCTGGAAGGCTTCTACGGGAGCGATTCAATATTCAACGATTTACCATGGTGAAACGTATGATGCACGTTTAGAGCATTCAGGCTGGAGCTCGGCCAATTTCAGAGATGACAAGTGGTGTGCCACTCAGGTTTGTACAGATGTAAGCTTTGATGTTTTGGTGCCTCAAGAAAACGCATCGACTCGGGTAACTGAGATAATACGTCCGATTGCTTATTTCGTAACGCCTGCCGGCGATCATGTACTCGATATGGGACAAAATATGGTAGGCCGCATGCGCTTCACGGTATCTGCCCCTGCAGGTACGCGGATTGAACTTAAACATGCGGAGGTCTTGGATAAGGATGGGAATATATATTTTGGTAACCTGCGTCCGGCGAAGCAGGTCGTGACCTATATCGTGAAAGGGAGTGGTCCCGAAACCTATGCACCTTATTTCAGTTTCATAGGCTTTCGCTATGTGAGGGTCGAGGGCTTTCCTGGCCAAGAGAATGGCCTGCCGCTGGATGCTTTCCTCGGTGAAGTCATGCATACCGATATGGAGCCGACAGGTGAGTTTGAATGTTCGGATACTAGAGTAAATCAATTGCAAAGCAACATTCGCTGGGGCCAACGTGGCAATTTCCTAGATGTACCGACAGATTGTCCGCAGCGTGACGAACGGTTAGGGTGGACGGGTGATGCTCAGGTTTTCATCTCCACGGCGTTATTTAATTACCAAGGCGGACCCTTCTTCACGAAGTGGCTGCATGATATGAAGGCTGAACAAAGACCGAATGGCGGCATTCCTTTTGTTGTTCCGGACGTTGTAGGCGGAGAGAACTCAGCTGCATGGGGAGATGCTGCGGTAATTTGCCCGTGGACAGTTTATCAATACTATGGGGATAAGCGTCTGCTTGCTGAACAATATGAAAGCATGAAAGGCTGGGTTTCTTACATCCGCTCCCAAGGCGATCAAGAATTCCTATGGAACACAGGCTTTCATTTCGGAGATTGGCTTGCGCTGGATGCGAAGGAAAACAGCTACATTGGTGCGACACCTGTCGCTTTGATTGCAACGGCGTATTATGCGTATTCGACGCGTATTGTTCGTGATGCTGCAAGAGTGCTTGGGCATGAAGAAGAAGCACTTGCTTTCGATGAACTTTATCAAGGCGTTATTCAAGCTTTCCGCGATGAATTTATGACAAAAAATGGGCGCGTCGCCGCCCCAACCCAAACTGCGCATATCCTTGCGCTTGTCTTCGATCTAGTCGATGACGAGGTACGTGCAAGAGTGGCGAAAGATCTCAATGAACTGATTCTGGATAATGATTATCATTTATCAACAGGCTTCGTGGGCACACCTTACTTGTGCTTCGCGCTTTCGAATAACGGCTACCACGAAACAGCGGTTAAGCTGCTGCTGCAAGAAAGCTATCCAGGATGGCTGTATTCCGTTTCCAAGGGAGCGACAACCATCTGGGAGCATTGGGACAGCATTAAATCGGACGGCTCCTTTTGGAGCGATGATATGAACTCTTTTAACCACTACGCATATGGAGCCATCGGAGACTGGATGTACCGCAAAATAGCTGGCCTGGATATGGACGTTACGGTACCGGCCTTCAAGCGTATTCATATCGAGCCGATGTTTGGGTTGAATCGTCTCTCTTATGCCAAAGCAGCGCATACCTCCCTGTATGGACGAATCGAGTCCGGTTGGCAGGTAGATCAGGGACAAATTCAAATGACGGTACGTATCCCGGCAAACACAACCGCAGATGTCATTCTTGCAGGAGCTGCAGCTGGCAGCGTGAAAGAAGGGGGAATTTCCCTCGACACCTCGATCCCTGGCATTCAAACCATAAGTGAAGTTGCCCAAGGTGTGCGCGTCCTTCTTGGATCTGGAGACTACACATTCACATACGGGAATAGTGATCTCTTCCGCGTTAAATTCAATGAGCATTCGAGAATCGATGATGTGCTGGATCATGAAGCGGCGATGGAGATTTTCAAAAAGCATATGTCAGCCTTATTCGAAGGTCCCTTTCTTAACTTCGTTCGCAAATCAACGATTAAGCAGTTGGGTGAAAATACGATGACAGGCGTTACGAAGCAACAAATCGAAGGGTTGCTTGAAGAATTGATTCTCATATAA
- a CDS encoding ABC transporter substrate-binding protein produces the protein MSKQTSKWVAGISTSVLLAGVLAGCGTTSTSSGDTKGQAADSGSKKADEKVTISLLIDNTQDSVNIAKGIVAAFEKKYPNIHVEQETRPGGGEGDNIVKTRLATGDMTDVFFYNSGSLMQALNPEQNLLDLTSEPFQANVIDSFKPTVSSKGKIYAGPIGSTMAGGWFYNKKIYADLGLSVPKTWAELMANSEKIKAAGITPVIGSYKDDWTSQLVVLADYYNVQAANPKFADEYTANKVKYATDAGALKSFEKLEEIAKKGYMNKDFLATTYDAGLKMLAEGKGAQYPMLSFATPALGQNFPDKMKDIGFFAQPGESAATNGLTVWMPSGAYIYKATKHAEQAKKFVEFVASLDGIAAQSAASMPSGPYAIKGAKLPDNVAQAVKEMTPYFDGNKTAPALEFVSPIKGSSLPQITTEVGAGIKTGKQGAEVYDKDVEKQAKQLGLQGW, from the coding sequence ATGAGTAAACAGACATCAAAATGGGTTGCAGGGATTTCCACTTCGGTACTATTAGCAGGTGTGTTAGCAGGCTGTGGAACGACATCCACATCATCTGGCGATACGAAAGGGCAAGCGGCAGACAGCGGCTCCAAAAAAGCGGATGAGAAAGTAACCATTTCACTATTAATCGATAATACACAGGATTCTGTCAATATTGCAAAAGGGATTGTTGCAGCATTCGAAAAGAAATATCCGAACATCCATGTTGAACAAGAAACACGCCCAGGCGGCGGAGAAGGCGATAACATTGTCAAAACTCGTCTAGCAACTGGAGATATGACAGATGTTTTCTTCTATAACAGCGGATCACTTATGCAAGCGCTTAATCCAGAACAAAACCTGCTTGATCTCACGAGTGAACCTTTTCAAGCGAATGTGATTGATTCCTTTAAACCGACGGTCTCTTCGAAAGGTAAAATCTATGCAGGTCCGATTGGCTCAACGATGGCAGGCGGCTGGTTCTACAACAAGAAGATTTATGCTGATCTGGGTCTCTCCGTACCGAAGACATGGGCCGAATTGATGGCGAACAGTGAGAAAATTAAAGCAGCTGGCATCACACCTGTCATCGGTTCTTATAAAGATGATTGGACGTCACAACTCGTTGTATTAGCGGATTATTACAATGTGCAAGCCGCCAATCCGAAGTTTGCTGATGAATATACAGCGAATAAAGTGAAATATGCGACGGATGCAGGAGCACTTAAAAGCTTTGAAAAGCTAGAGGAAATTGCGAAAAAAGGATACATGAACAAAGATTTCTTAGCAACAACGTATGATGCGGGCTTGAAGATGCTTGCGGAGGGCAAAGGTGCTCAATATCCGATGCTATCCTTTGCAACGCCAGCGCTCGGGCAGAATTTCCCGGACAAAATGAAGGATATCGGCTTCTTTGCACAGCCGGGGGAAAGTGCGGCAACGAATGGGTTAACGGTGTGGATGCCAAGCGGAGCTTACATTTACAAAGCCACTAAGCATGCGGAACAAGCGAAGAAATTTGTCGAATTCGTCGCTTCCTTGGATGGTATAGCCGCACAATCGGCAGCTTCCATGCCATCAGGTCCTTATGCAATTAAAGGTGCAAAGCTGCCGGATAACGTCGCACAAGCAGTGAAAGAGATGACACCCTATTTTGACGGCAACAAGACAGCACCAGCTTTGGAATTTGTTTCCCCAATTAAAGGCTCCAGCTTACCGCAAATTACAACCGAAGTCGGAGCCGGTATCAAAACAGGTAAACAAGGAGCTGAAGTGTATGACAAAGATGTAGAGAAACAAGCCAAGCAACTTGGCCTTCAAGGATGGTAA
- a CDS encoding carbohydrate ABC transporter permease, with translation MAKVFKRTYSYAFLIPAAIIYLLIFIFPTIMSFFFSLTRWNLTSWTFIGLDNFKMFFQEASLLIGFKNTLIYALVTCVLKVVLGLLLGVFLTSKIRAKGYLRSVIFFPTLLSTIAVGITFSMMMHPTQGLINTALAAIGIAGPDWLGDTRIALLSVALVDVWKGVGFATVIYIAGILSIPQEYYEALEMDGGGAFRKFWNIILPLSRPATNSVIILSFIGGLRSFDLVWAMTKGGPGFTTDLIASIIYKQYQGGYYGLATAGNVILFIVVTALALPLYSYLNRKEAEL, from the coding sequence GTGGCCAAGGTGTTCAAACGTACGTACTCATATGCTTTTCTTATTCCTGCAGCCATTATTTACTTATTAATTTTCATCTTTCCAACCATTATGTCTTTTTTCTTCAGTTTGACAAGATGGAATTTAACGAGCTGGACGTTCATCGGTTTGGATAACTTTAAAATGTTTTTCCAAGAAGCTTCGCTCCTAATCGGATTTAAGAATACACTCATTTATGCTTTAGTCACTTGCGTTTTAAAAGTTGTTTTGGGATTGTTGCTAGGCGTATTTCTAACTTCAAAAATAAGAGCCAAGGGTTATCTGAGGTCTGTCATATTTTTTCCAACCTTGCTTAGCACCATTGCAGTTGGCATTACCTTTAGCATGATGATGCACCCAACACAAGGATTAATCAATACGGCATTAGCGGCAATCGGTATTGCTGGACCTGACTGGTTAGGTGATACACGCATAGCACTGCTGTCCGTTGCCCTCGTTGATGTATGGAAAGGAGTTGGCTTCGCAACCGTCATCTATATCGCTGGAATTCTCTCTATTCCTCAAGAGTATTACGAAGCCCTAGAGATGGATGGCGGAGGAGCATTCCGTAAGTTCTGGAATATTATTCTCCCGTTAAGCCGTCCGGCAACGAATTCCGTTATCATTTTATCGTTTATCGGTGGATTGCGATCCTTCGACCTCGTTTGGGCAATGACCAAGGGGGGGCCTGGATTTACGACTGACCTTATCGCCTCCATCATCTATAAGCAGTACCAAGGTGGTTATTATGGTCTGGCTACAGCAGGAAACGTGATTTTATTTATTGTGGTAACGGCGCTTGCCCTTCCGCTGTATTCTTACCTGAACAGAAAAGAGGCGGAACTATGA